The following proteins come from a genomic window of Polaribacter dokdonensis:
- a CDS encoding TIGR03915 family putative DNA repair protein, translating into MQHKSLIYDGTFEGFLSCVFYVFEYKLSDVTIQNEFVNQNELFADTETILTDKQKSNRVWKGLKQKASTLTSTKIYYAFLSEQPKVENVLLDYIQYIFKSSEKVDTDFTQPSVLKTSQIAKNVSREKHRMEAFVRFKLTKDNIYFANIEPNFNVLPLIARHFKSRYADQKWIIYDIRRNYGLFYDLLKLDFIDLDFPDNFDFSKTSSDFFSEQEFDFQKLWKDYFDSTNIKERKNMKLHVRHVPKRYWKYLSEKQPNL; encoded by the coding sequence ATGCAGCATAAAAGTTTAATTTACGATGGTACATTTGAAGGTTTTCTTTCTTGTGTTTTTTATGTTTTTGAATACAAACTAAGTGATGTAACAATTCAAAACGAATTTGTAAATCAAAATGAATTATTTGCAGATACAGAAACCATTCTAACTGATAAGCAAAAATCAAATCGTGTTTGGAAAGGTTTAAAACAAAAAGCATCAACCCTAACATCCACTAAAATTTATTATGCTTTTTTAAGTGAGCAACCTAAAGTTGAAAATGTATTGTTAGACTATATACAATACATTTTTAAAAGCTCAGAAAAAGTAGATACAGACTTTACACAACCAAGTGTTTTAAAAACTTCTCAAATTGCAAAAAATGTAAGTAGAGAAAAACACAGAATGGAAGCATTTGTGCGTTTTAAACTTACCAAAGACAATATTTATTTTGCAAATATTGAACCCAATTTTAATGTATTACCTTTAATTGCAAGGCATTTTAAAAGCAGATATGCAGATCAAAAATGGATTATTTATGATATTAGAAGAAATTATGGTTTGTTTTATGATTTACTTAAGTTAGATTTCATCGATCTCGATTTTCCAGATAATTTTGATTTCTCAAAAACCAGTTCAGATTTTTTTAGTGAACAGGAATTTGATTTTCAAAAACTTTGGAAAGATTACTTTGATAGCACCAACATTAAAGAACGTAAAAACATGAAACTGCATGTAAGACATGTTCCAAAACGTTATTGGAAATATTTAAGCGAAAAACAACCAAATTTATAA
- a CDS encoding GH3 family domain-containing protein translates to MAILGNIIKGVINLTDTLSSDANHVEAQEKILRTLLETAKETQFGKKYNFETILLSDDICESFADSVPYFDYNKINDEWWHKLHEGEVDVTWPGSPSYFALSSGTTGKSSKRIPVTDKMIDAIKSSGIKQVLSLNHFDLPSDFFEKEIMMLGSSTDLKEKDDHLEGEISGISASNIPFWFKGYYKPGEDIAKIDDWDDRVLHIAQNAKSWDIGALSGIPAWIELMLQEVIKYHNLNNIHEIWPNLQVYTSGGVAFSPYEKSFKALLGKPVTVIDTYLASEGYIATQTRPETDAMQLNTENGIYFEFVPMNPDYIKADGSLKKNAPSLTLKEVELDQDYILIISTVSGAWRYLIGDTIAFTNVERAEIKITGRTKFFLNTVGSQLSVNKMDDAMKNLEEQYNTKITEYTICAKRFEDGEFYHSWYIGADINADDKDIANSLDEFLKDANKNYRVARSKALKGVKVTVIPVEKFYAWSDQNKKKGGQVKMARVMKEDKFKEWENFVND, encoded by the coding sequence ATGGCAATTTTAGGAAACATTATTAAAGGAGTAATTAACTTAACAGATACATTATCCTCTGATGCAAATCATGTAGAAGCTCAAGAAAAAATTTTGAGAACACTCTTAGAAACTGCAAAGGAAACTCAATTTGGTAAAAAATATAATTTTGAAACAATTTTATTAAGTGATGATATCTGCGAATCTTTTGCAGACTCTGTACCCTATTTTGATTATAATAAAATTAATGATGAATGGTGGCACAAATTACACGAAGGTGAAGTTGATGTAACATGGCCAGGATCACCATCCTATTTTGCATTAAGTTCTGGTACTACAGGAAAAAGTAGTAAAAGAATTCCTGTTACAGATAAAATGATTGATGCTATAAAAAGCTCGGGAATTAAGCAGGTGTTGTCCTTAAATCATTTTGATTTACCCTCAGATTTTTTCGAAAAAGAAATTATGATGCTTGGTAGCTCTACAGATCTAAAAGAAAAAGATGATCATTTAGAAGGAGAAATTAGCGGAATTAGCGCAAGCAACATTCCATTTTGGTTTAAAGGATATTACAAACCAGGAGAAGATATTGCAAAAATTGATGATTGGGATGATCGTGTTTTACATATTGCTCAAAATGCCAAAAGTTGGGATATTGGTGCTTTAAGTGGAATACCTGCCTGGATAGAATTGATGTTGCAAGAGGTAATAAAATATCACAACCTAAATAACATTCATGAAATTTGGCCAAATCTGCAAGTGTATACTTCAGGTGGTGTTGCATTTAGCCCCTATGAAAAAAGTTTTAAAGCACTTTTAGGAAAACCTGTAACAGTTATAGACACTTATTTAGCTTCAGAAGGTTACATAGCTACACAAACAAGACCAGAAACAGATGCAATGCAACTAAATACAGAGAATGGTATTTATTTTGAATTTGTTCCTATGAATCCAGATTACATAAAGGCAGATGGTTCATTAAAGAAAAATGCCCCTTCTCTAACACTAAAAGAGGTAGAGTTAGACCAGGATTATATTTTAATAATTAGCACTGTTAGTGGAGCTTGGCGTTATTTAATTGGTGATACAATTGCATTTACAAATGTAGAAAGAGCCGAAATTAAAATTACAGGTAGAACTAAGTTTTTCTTAAATACAGTAGGTTCGCAACTTTCTGTAAATAAAATGGATGATGCCATGAAAAATTTAGAAGAGCAATACAATACCAAAATTACAGAATATACAATTTGTGCAAAACGTTTTGAAGATGGTGAGTTTTATCATTCTTGGTATATAGGTGCAGATATTAATGCTGATGATAAAGATATTGCAAATTCATTAGATGAATTTCTTAAAGACGCTAACAAAAACTATAGAGTTGCAAGAAGCAAAGCTTTAAAAGGCGTAAAAGTAACTGTAATACCTGTAGAAAAGTTTTATGCTTGGAGCGATCAAAACAAGAAAAAAGGTGGCCAAGTAAAAATGGCACGTGTAATGAAAGAAGATAAATTTAAAGAGTGGGAAAATTTTGTGAACGATTAA
- the scpA gene encoding methylmalonyl-CoA mutase, with the protein MSRKNVSNIKLAQSQDANSKDFSHEDFVAGIAPNLRGPYSTMYVRRPWTIRQYAGFSTAEESNAFYRRNLEAGQKGLSVAFDLATHRGYDSDHERVQGDVGKAGVAIDSVEDMKVLFDKIPLDKMSVSMTMNGAVLPILAFYIVAAEEQGVAPELLSGTIQNDILKEFMVRNTYIYPPSPSMKIIADIFKYTSNNMPKFNSISISGYHMQEAGATAEIELAYTLADGLEYIKKGIETGMDIDTFAPRLSFFWAIGMDHFTEIAKLRAARMLWAKIVKQFNPKNPKSLALRTHCQTSGWSLTEQDPFNNVARTTIEAMAAAFGGTQSLHTNALDEAIALPTDFSARIARNTQIYLQQETQITKTVDPWAGSYHVEKRTEEIANKAWELIQEVEELGGMTKAIEKGIPKLRIEEAAAQKQAKIDSGQDIIVGVNKYQLKQEDPLHILEVDNEAVRKSQIERLNDLKAKRDSNSVATCLKNLTKAAKSSEGNLLDLAVKAAKNRATLGEISDALEVVFGRHKAVTKTISGVYSKEIKDDKLFKEASELADKFAELEGRRPRIMIAKLGQDGHDRGAKVVATGYADLGFDVDIGPLFQTPQEATKQAVENDVHILGISSLAAGHKTLVPQVIAELKKYGREDIMVIVGGVIPAQDYQYLFDAGAVGVFGPGTKIAQAAIDLITILIDSIAE; encoded by the coding sequence ATGAGTAGAAAAAATGTTTCCAACATAAAACTAGCACAAAGTCAAGATGCAAATTCCAAAGACTTTTCTCATGAAGATTTTGTTGCAGGTATTGCCCCTAATTTAAGAGGCCCATACTCTACAATGTACGTTCGTAGACCTTGGACAATAAGACAATATGCAGGTTTTTCTACTGCTGAAGAAAGCAATGCTTTTTACAGAAGAAATTTAGAAGCAGGACAAAAAGGGCTATCTGTTGCTTTTGATTTAGCTACTCATAGAGGTTATGATTCAGATCATGAACGTGTACAAGGAGATGTAGGTAAAGCAGGTGTTGCTATTGATTCTGTAGAAGACATGAAGGTTTTATTCGATAAAATTCCTTTAGACAAAATGTCTGTGTCTATGACTATGAATGGTGCAGTTTTGCCTATTCTAGCTTTTTATATTGTAGCTGCAGAAGAACAAGGTGTAGCTCCAGAATTATTATCAGGTACAATTCAAAATGATATATTAAAGGAGTTTATGGTTAGAAATACTTATATCTACCCTCCTTCTCCATCTATGAAAATCATTGCTGATATTTTTAAGTATACTAGTAATAATATGCCAAAATTTAATTCTATTTCCATCTCTGGTTATCACATGCAAGAAGCAGGTGCAACTGCAGAAATTGAATTAGCTTACACTTTAGCTGATGGTTTAGAGTACATTAAAAAAGGTATTGAAACAGGTATGGACATAGATACTTTTGCTCCAAGATTATCATTCTTTTGGGCAATTGGTATGGACCATTTTACAGAAATAGCAAAATTAAGAGCAGCTAGAATGTTATGGGCCAAAATTGTAAAGCAATTCAACCCTAAAAATCCAAAATCATTAGCTTTAAGAACACACTGTCAAACCAGTGGATGGTCTTTAACTGAACAAGATCCTTTTAATAATGTTGCAAGAACTACTATTGAAGCAATGGCTGCTGCTTTTGGTGGCACACAAAGTTTACATACAAATGCGCTAGATGAAGCTATTGCTTTACCAACAGATTTTTCTGCGAGAATTGCTAGAAATACACAAATCTATTTACAACAAGAAACACAAATAACAAAAACCGTAGATCCTTGGGCTGGTAGTTATCATGTTGAAAAACGTACAGAAGAAATTGCAAATAAAGCTTGGGAACTAATTCAAGAAGTAGAAGAATTAGGAGGAATGACCAAAGCTATAGAAAAAGGAATTCCAAAATTAAGAATTGAGGAGGCTGCTGCTCAAAAGCAAGCCAAAATTGATAGTGGTCAAGATATAATTGTTGGTGTAAACAAATATCAATTAAAACAAGAAGATCCTTTACATATTTTAGAGGTAGATAATGAAGCAGTAAGAAAATCTCAAATTGAAAGATTAAATGATTTAAAAGCCAAAAGAGATTCTAATTCTGTAGCAACTTGTCTAAAAAACCTAACAAAAGCTGCAAAATCAAGTGAAGGTAATTTATTAGATTTGGCTGTAAAAGCTGCTAAAAACAGAGCCACTTTAGGTGAAATTTCTGATGCTCTAGAAGTTGTTTTTGGCAGACATAAAGCTGTAACTAAAACCATTTCTGGTGTGTATAGTAAAGAAATAAAAGACGATAAGTTATTTAAAGAAGCTTCTGAATTAGCAGATAAATTTGCAGAATTAGAGGGTAGACGTCCAAGAATAATGATTGCAAAATTAGGTCAAGATGGGCATGATAGAGGAGCAAAAGTTGTTGCTACAGGTTATGCAGATTTAGGCTTTGATGTAGATATTGGCCCATTATTTCAAACACCACAAGAAGCTACAAAACAGGCTGTAGAAAACGATGTTCATATCTTAGGTATATCCTCTTTGGCTGCAGGCCATAAAACTTTGGTTCCACAAGTTATTGCTGAATTAAAGAAATATGGTAGAGAAGATATTATGGTAATTGTTGGTGGAGTTATTCCTGCTCAAGATTATCAATATTTATTCGATGCTGGTGCTGTTGGTGTTTTTGGCCCAGGAACCAAAATTGCACAAGCTGCTATAGATTTAATAACTATTTTAATAGATAGTATCGCTGAATAA
- the udk gene encoding uridine kinase encodes MLIIGIAGGTGSGKTTVVNQIVKQLPTDEVCVISQDSYYKATDNLSYEERTKINFDHPRAIDFELLIKHLKDLKKGKTVNQPVYSFVTHNRTKDIFKTQPRKVVIVEGILIFNSEELRDLFDIKIFVHAETDERLIRRVRRDITDRGRDIDEVLNRYQNTLKPMHQQFIEPTKNFADIIIPNDRYNTVAIDIVRSVINERL; translated from the coding sequence ATGCTAATTATAGGAATTGCAGGTGGAACTGGAAGTGGAAAAACTACGGTTGTAAATCAGATTGTTAAACAACTTCCTACAGATGAAGTTTGTGTAATTTCGCAAGATTCATACTACAAGGCTACAGATAATTTGTCTTATGAAGAGCGTACAAAAATAAATTTCGATCATCCAAGAGCTATAGATTTCGAACTTTTAATAAAACATTTAAAAGATTTAAAAAAAGGTAAAACTGTAAATCAGCCTGTATACTCTTTTGTTACACACAATAGAACTAAAGATATTTTTAAAACCCAGCCAAGAAAGGTGGTTATTGTAGAGGGTATTTTAATTTTTAATAGTGAAGAATTAAGAGATTTATTCGATATTAAAATCTTTGTACATGCAGAAACAGATGAGCGTTTGATAAGAAGAGTTCGTAGAGATATTACAGACAGAGGTAGAGATATAGATGAAGTTTTAAATCGCTACCAAAACACCTTAAAACCTATGCATCAGCAGTTTATAGAGCCTACTAAGAATTTTGCTGATATCATTATACCTAATGACAGATACAATACTGTAGCCATAGATATTGTTAGAAGTGTAATTAACGAACGTTTGTAA
- a CDS encoding putative DNA modification/repair radical SAM protein: MSFERTLEKLKILADAAKYDVSCSSSGSKRTNTNKGLGDSTGMGICHSYTEDGRCVSLLKILLTNHCIFDCAYCVTRKSNDVKRAAFKVQEVVDLTINFYRRNYIEGLFLSSGIFKSADYTMERLVAVAKKLRLEENFNGYIHLKSIPGASDELMREAGLYADRLSVNIEIPTKSGLKLLAPDKNFDDFIKPMEKVKNEIIQYKSEKKIIKSTPKYAPAGQSTQMIVGASGENDFQILKTAEHYYKNYNLKRVYYSGYVPISYDDRLPSIGSEVPMLRENRLYQSDWLTRFYGFQTNEIVNLNHQQLDLDIDPKLSWALRNLHEFPVDVNKADKRMLARIPGVGMKSVTKILMARKYRRLNWDHLKKIGIAFNRAQYFLVCDSNLFERRDLPAEKIKANILRNSNSKYDKLLSPQLNLFS; the protein is encoded by the coding sequence ATGTCTTTTGAGCGCACTTTAGAAAAACTTAAAATTTTAGCAGATGCTGCTAAATACGATGTTTCCTGTTCATCAAGTGGAAGCAAAAGAACCAATACCAATAAAGGTTTAGGCGATTCTACAGGAATGGGTATTTGCCATTCTTACACAGAAGATGGTAGATGTGTTTCTTTACTTAAAATTTTGCTGACCAATCACTGTATTTTTGATTGCGCTTATTGTGTTACACGTAAAAGTAATGATGTAAAAAGAGCTGCATTTAAAGTGCAAGAAGTAGTAGACTTAACCATCAATTTTTACAGAAGAAATTATATTGAAGGTCTATTTTTAAGTTCTGGTATTTTTAAAAGTGCAGATTATACCATGGAACGTTTGGTAGCTGTTGCCAAAAAATTACGTTTAGAAGAAAATTTTAATGGGTATATTCATTTAAAGTCAATTCCTGGGGCTTCTGATGAGTTAATGCGTGAAGCAGGTTTGTATGCAGACAGGTTGAGTGTAAATATTGAAATCCCTACAAAAAGCGGATTAAAATTGCTGGCACCAGACAAAAATTTTGATGATTTTATAAAACCTATGGAAAAGGTGAAAAATGAAATTATTCAATACAAATCTGAAAAGAAAATTATAAAAAGCACTCCTAAATATGCTCCTGCAGGCCAAAGTACACAGATGATTGTTGGTGCAAGTGGAGAAAATGATTTCCAAATTTTAAAAACAGCAGAACATTATTACAAGAATTATAATTTAAAAAGAGTCTATTATTCTGGTTATGTGCCAATTTCTTATGATGACAGATTACCTTCTATAGGTAGTGAAGTGCCTATGTTACGTGAAAACAGATTATATCAATCAGATTGGTTAACGCGCTTTTATGGTTTTCAAACAAATGAAATTGTAAACTTAAATCATCAGCAATTAGATTTAGATATCGATCCTAAGTTGAGTTGGGCTTTACGTAATCTACACGAATTTCCTGTTGATGTAAATAAAGCTGATAAAAGAATGTTGGCTAGAATTCCTGGTGTTGGTATGAAATCTGTAACCAAAATATTAATGGCTAGAAAATATCGAAGATTAAATTGGGATCATCTTAAAAAAATAGGAATTGCATTTAACAGAGCACAATACTTCTTGGTTTGCGATAGTAATTTATTTGAACGAAGAGATTTACCAGCAGAAAAAATTAAAGCAAATATATTACGCAATTCAAATAGCAAGTATGATAAATTGTTGAGTCCTCAATTAAATTTATTTTCTTAA
- a CDS encoding endonuclease/exonuclease/phosphatase family protein, with product MLKKFLIGFGVLAIVITIFPFIAVDYWWIRVFDFPHIQLTLLTLIAFLVYFIRFDFKNVKDYLFISIVGACLVFQFLKIYPYTFLNDLEIKDSSASNTNSLKIYTSNVLQKNEKKNLLIADLKKVDPDVVLLTETDQKWIDEVSDFFANDYQKQLVPIDNTYGMALYSKLDLVDIETKFLVSDSIPSIHGKLRLKDGNLIQFYAIHPTPPVPQENDMSTNRDAEMMMIAKMSLERELPTLVLGDFNDVAWSETSQLFKNVSTLLDARLGRGFFNTYSADSNILKWPLDHIFVSEEFRIKNIEVRGDVNSDHYPLYTELTFEPELAKEQKPEKPTKNELERANTQIKKFRESEQKN from the coding sequence ATGCTTAAGAAATTTTTAATTGGATTTGGTGTACTTGCCATAGTTATAACTATATTCCCTTTTATTGCTGTAGATTATTGGTGGATTAGAGTTTTTGATTTTCCACATATACAACTAACTTTATTAACCTTAATAGCTTTCTTAGTTTACTTTATTCGATTCGATTTTAAGAATGTTAAAGATTACCTGTTTATTTCAATTGTAGGCGCTTGTTTGGTATTTCAGTTTTTAAAAATATATCCTTATACATTTTTAAATGATTTGGAAATTAAAGATAGCAGTGCATCTAATACCAACTCTTTAAAAATTTATACGAGTAACGTTTTACAGAAGAATGAAAAGAAAAACTTGTTAATTGCTGACCTGAAAAAGGTGGATCCAGATGTTGTGTTATTAACAGAAACAGATCAAAAATGGATTGATGAGGTAAGCGATTTCTTTGCAAATGATTATCAGAAACAATTAGTGCCAATTGATAATACTTATGGTATGGCATTGTATTCAAAATTAGATTTGGTAGATATTGAAACTAAGTTTTTAGTAAGTGATAGTATACCTTCTATACATGGAAAATTACGATTAAAAGATGGGAATTTAATTCAGTTTTATGCCATTCATCCAACGCCTCCAGTTCCACAAGAAAATGATATGTCTACCAATAGAGATGCAGAAATGATGATGATTGCAAAAATGAGTTTAGAGAGAGAATTACCAACATTAGTTTTGGGTGATTTTAATGATGTTGCTTGGTCAGAAACATCTCAATTATTTAAGAATGTGAGTACTTTACTAGATGCGAGATTGGGTAGAGGTTTCTTTAATACGTATAGTGCTGATAGTAATATCTTAAAATGGCCCTTAGATCACATATTTGTGTCGGAAGAGTTCAGAATTAAAAATATTGAGGTTAGAGGAGATGTTAATTCAGATCATTACCCTTTATATACTGAACTTACTTTTGAACCAGAACTAGCCAAAGAACAAAAACCAGAAAAACCCACTAAAAATGAATTAGAAAGAGCAAATACGCAAATTAAAAAGTTTAGAGAAAGCGAACAAAAAAATTAA
- a CDS encoding FtsB family cell division protein, whose translation MSFFQKLKNNTVFKIFTNIFVIILIPFIIWMLFFDENSYLIHRKFNNEIEDLESTISFYQDKIAKDKETIKKLQDSLELERFAREKYLMKKENEDIYIIEFDTIKD comes from the coding sequence ATGAGCTTTTTTCAAAAATTAAAAAATAACACCGTCTTTAAAATCTTTACAAATATTTTTGTAATTATTTTAATTCCATTTATAATTTGGATGTTATTTTTTGATGAAAATTCTTATTTAATTCATCGTAAATTTAATAACGAAATCGAAGATTTAGAAAGTACCATTTCTTTTTATCAAGATAAAATTGCCAAAGACAAAGAGACTATAAAAAAGCTCCAAGATTCTTTAGAACTAGAACGCTTTGCAAGAGAAAAGTATTTGATGAAGAAAGAAAATGAAGATATTTATATTATTGAATTTGATACCATAAAAGACTAA
- a CDS encoding ABC1 kinase family protein — protein sequence MKKASKIPITKIQRASKLVKTGAKVGVNYLKYYGDKITKTEEDAREQLNKNNAEDIYDSLKDLKGSPLKVAQMLSMEKSILPRAYVEKFSLAQFSVPPLSEALVLKTFKKSFGKFPSEIYDKFDVKAYNAASIGQVHKAEKDGKQLAVKIQYPGVSDSIKSDLAMLKPFVIRMFNMKGKTSDEYFFEVQDKLLEETDYVLEVQQSQEIVDSCSHIPNLAFPTYYPELSSKQIITMDWMKGVHLSEFTAVNTDQEKANAIGQALWDFYMFQIHNLKKVHADPHPGNFLVSKKGELIALDFGCMKTIPLDFYNPYFILARKETLSDRKLFEEKMFELEILRKEDSKEEFDFFNAMFHEMLSIFTQPFHEEVFDFSDPVFFGKISEFGERYSKNVELRSYDASRGSKHFIYMNRTFFGLYNLMFDLKAQDIKINNFMNL from the coding sequence ATGAAAAAAGCAAGCAAAATTCCGATTACTAAAATTCAACGTGCTTCTAAACTTGTAAAAACAGGTGCAAAAGTGGGCGTGAATTATTTAAAATATTATGGTGATAAAATTACCAAAACTGAAGAAGATGCCAGAGAGCAGTTAAATAAAAATAACGCAGAAGACATTTACGACAGTTTAAAAGATTTAAAAGGTAGCCCATTAAAAGTAGCACAAATGCTTAGTATGGAAAAAAGCATATTGCCTAGAGCTTACGTAGAAAAGTTCTCTTTGGCTCAATTTTCTGTACCTCCATTATCTGAGGCTTTGGTGCTAAAAACCTTTAAGAAAAGTTTTGGTAAATTTCCATCAGAAATTTATGACAAATTCGATGTTAAAGCATACAATGCTGCAAGTATTGGTCAAGTGCATAAAGCTGAAAAAGATGGCAAACAATTAGCAGTTAAAATTCAATATCCAGGAGTTTCAGACAGTATAAAGTCAGATTTAGCTATGCTAAAACCTTTTGTTATTCGAATGTTTAACATGAAAGGTAAAACATCAGATGAGTACTTTTTTGAGGTACAAGATAAACTATTAGAAGAAACAGACTATGTATTAGAAGTGCAACAAAGTCAAGAAATTGTAGACAGTTGCAGCCACATACCAAACCTAGCATTTCCTACTTATTATCCAGAGTTATCATCCAAACAAATTATTACTATGGATTGGATGAAAGGTGTTCACTTGTCTGAATTTACAGCAGTAAATACAGATCAAGAAAAAGCAAATGCTATAGGTCAAGCTTTGTGGGATTTTTACATGTTTCAAATTCATAATCTTAAAAAAGTACATGCAGATCCACATCCAGGAAACTTCTTAGTTTCTAAGAAAGGAGAACTTATTGCTTTAGATTTTGGTTGCATGAAAACCATTCCTTTAGATTTTTATAATCCGTATTTTATTTTAGCTAGAAAAGAAACTTTATCAGACAGAAAATTGTTTGAAGAAAAAATGTTTGAGTTAGAAATTCTTAGAAAAGAGGACAGTAAAGAAGAGTTCGATTTTTTTAATGCTATGTTTCATGAAATGCTATCAATTTTTACACAACCATTTCACGAAGAAGTTTTCGATTTTTCTGACCCAGTATTTTTTGGTAAAATTTCTGAATTTGGAGAACGTTATTCTAAAAACGTAGAGTTAAGATCTTATGATGCAAGTAGGGGTTCTAAACACTTTATTTATATGAACAGAACCTTTTTTGGATTGTACAATTTAATGTTCGATTTAAAGGCGCAAGATATTAAGATTAATAATTTTATGAATTTGTAA
- a CDS encoding methylmalonyl-CoA mutase subunit beta, protein MNNFLFDEFEPVSAATWKQKIQVDLKGADYNDTLLSKTNEGITIKPFYTKEDRSNTTIQLPKEGFNICQTIFIDDEKIANSLALDALKRGANTIQFKASKSFNPKPLLRDFPGKTILYFNLSFLDADFITELSEFCDDNNTFIQTDIIGNLAESGNWFINLKEDHNQLKQIVEKANNCITISADLYQNAGANCTQQLSYALAHTNEYLNHFGKDVASKISFNFAVGSNYFFEIAKLRAFRILWNSLLNEYDAPNQTAHIFTQPSLRNKTLYDYNVNMLRTTSECMSAILGGSNTICNVAYDEIYHKSNEFGERISRNQLLILQQESYFQEAQTFANGAYYIESITNQLAEKALALFKNIEKAGGFLKQLKEGTIQRKINESAAKEEDNFKANKTVLLGTNLQINTADKMKQNLELYPFVKQRNIKTLITPIVRKRLAETVEKERLENE, encoded by the coding sequence ATGAATAATTTTCTATTTGATGAATTTGAACCTGTATCAGCAGCTACTTGGAAACAAAAAATTCAAGTAGATTTAAAAGGTGCAGATTACAATGATACTCTACTATCTAAAACAAATGAAGGCATTACTATAAAGCCTTTTTACACCAAAGAAGATAGAAGTAATACAACTATTCAATTACCAAAAGAAGGCTTTAATATTTGTCAAACTATTTTTATTGATGATGAAAAAATTGCCAATTCTTTAGCTTTAGACGCATTAAAAAGAGGTGCAAATACCATACAGTTTAAAGCTTCAAAAAGTTTTAATCCAAAACCACTTCTAAGAGATTTTCCTGGTAAAACTATTTTGTACTTTAACCTAAGTTTTTTAGACGCTGATTTTATTACTGAACTTTCAGAATTTTGTGATGATAATAACACTTTCATTCAAACTGATATTATTGGTAATTTGGCTGAAAGTGGTAATTGGTTTATCAATTTAAAAGAAGACCACAATCAATTAAAACAAATTGTTGAAAAAGCTAATAATTGCATTACTATTTCAGCAGATTTATATCAAAATGCAGGTGCCAATTGCACACAACAATTATCTTATGCCTTAGCACATACCAATGAGTACTTAAATCATTTTGGTAAAGATGTGGCCTCTAAAATCAGCTTTAATTTTGCTGTTGGTAGTAATTACTTTTTTGAAATTGCCAAATTAAGAGCATTTAGAATTTTATGGAACTCACTTTTAAACGAGTATGATGCACCAAATCAAACAGCTCATATTTTTACACAACCTAGTTTACGAAACAAAACACTGTATGATTACAATGTAAATATGCTTAGAACTACTTCTGAATGTATGAGTGCAATTTTAGGTGGCTCCAATACCATTTGTAATGTTGCCTATGATGAAATTTATCATAAATCAAATGAGTTTGGAGAACGCATTTCTAGAAATCAGCTTTTAATTTTACAACAAGAAAGTTACTTTCAAGAAGCTCAAACTTTTGCAAATGGAGCATATTATATAGAATCAATTACCAATCAATTGGCTGAAAAAGCATTAGCTCTTTTTAAAAACATAGAAAAAGCTGGTGGATTTTTAAAACAATTGAAAGAAGGTACCATCCAAAGAAAAATTAACGAAAGTGCTGCAAAAGAAGAAGACAATTTTAAAGCGAATAAAACAGTATTGTTAGGTACAAACCTACAGATAAATACTGCTGATAAAATGAAGCAAAATTTAGAATTGTATCCTTTTGTAAAACAAAGAAATATAAAAACATTAATTACTCCAATTGTTCGAAAGCGACTTGCTGAAACAGTTGAAAAAGAACGTTTAGAAAATGAGTAG